Within Oryctolagus cuniculus chromosome 17 unlocalized genomic scaffold, mOryCun1.1 SUPER_17_unloc_1, whole genome shotgun sequence, the genomic segment GCAGGGGGAAAGTGAGAAGGGCAAGGGGGAAGGGGATGGGGcataggaagagggagggggctgtgggaatGGGGGGCCGTGGGGGAAGCGAGGGGGccatggggaaggggaggggtggggcaagGAAAGGGGCcatggggaaggggtggggcatggggaagggagggggccatgggaaggggagagggcgccAAGGCCTCCCCGGAAAtgggtccctgtgcctgcagATTAATACTCGGTGTTCTCAAACATGGAGAATCCCAGGGCTCCTTACAGGAAGCAGGATTCCCTTGGCACAGACGCTGTTTCTGAGTTCCTGCTTGCCCAGTGCCCGTGAGGACAAGGAGGAAGGCGAAGCCAAGTCCGTGTCTGTTTCGTCCAGTGTCAGCGTCTTCATCAATTCATGACgattctcccctccccttctcgaCCCTGCAAACCCGGCGAAGCACAGGGGCAAAGCCTCACCGAAGCTCACAGCGACAGTGACAACTACAATGACATTTCGGTTCTGACTGTCGGGTGTTTCACGATCTCGCCGAGCCCTGAAGCCAGGGAGCATTCCAGATGTCACTGAGGGCCACGTACACTTGTCCGTCCTTACACACACGGCGCCCGCTGTTCCAGGTGCGCCCCAGTGGCTCCAGTGTCCGCCTCCACCTGCGTGGCCTTCTGGGAAACGCTGAGGCCTCGGGGTGGAGGGGACTTGGGGGACAGTGCAGCACGGGGCGCGGGCCAGTCAGGATCACCGTCGGCACCCACGTCCCCGTGTGCGTTTCTGGAAACGTGGAGATTCCCGCCCCCAAGACTGCAGGGTTCTGCGGGCTCACCCGGACACCGGTGGTCAGGGGCCCGGCCCTCAGCTCCCGGGCAGCCCTAGAGAGCGGGTGCGGGCGGCACGGCGGGTCACGCGCTCTCAGACCCGCGTCCGGCAGGCGGGAGAAGCCCTGGGTCTCTGGTCGGGGCGCAGAGTCCCCGCTGAGGGTCCCGGCAGCGCCCCGTCTCTGCAGGCTCTGCCTCAGGCCACCTCAGCCCCGGCTGCCCGTGCCACGGCTGGTGCGGGATGTTTCTCTTAGCGCTCCTGGGTTCCGGTGTTCGCTGGCGCCCCGCTACCTGGCAGGGAGCCCACGGAGACTCCTGCACCCGCAGTCTGCGGACAGACACCCTGCGGCCTCCCCGTCGCAGGCTCTGATCTTTGTCATTTGTTAGGAGGAACACATGATATATTTAGTAGTATACAGTGTTTTCATAACTAAATGttgaaatgtgtatttaaaaattagactATTAAATCTCTATCAGTAAGGACATATATTTTACATTGGGGCATTGATAAGTGTTTTTATAGTTTcttcagtaaatttatttttattctatacaATTTAAACAGATAGGTGTGAATTTGttctaacttttatttgatgaatattcccgtttcttaagtaaatattttttctagatgTTTGATAGTATTGCAGGAGACATGAATACTTCTTGgtatttctgttttctcatgttttaaaTCACTGAACTTTTGACAGATATATTGTAAGTTagcaattaaaacataaatatttgggTAAACCTCTaaggtgtatttttttcttttttgcttttcttctgatttatttgaaatgcagtcagagctagagagagggagagagcacgctgggtcacttcccaaaaggccggcgctgggccaggctggagccggcagagtggagctccatccgggtcacccacgcaggtgcagggcccctgcacttgagccctcaccgcTGCTCCCAAGGTGCGCATGCACAGGGACCTGGGCCCCACTGGCGCTCccgccccagcactgcaggcctggggagtgaccaggaagggagctgggtctgactTCCGCCCCCAGCACTGTGTCTTCCATGGCACAGCTGTGGACCCCAGTCCCCCCCCCATCAGAAACGTGGCTCTgctgaggggtgggggacagggagcAGCCCACCGTGACCCCCTGGGCCTCTGGCTGTTCGCTTCAGTTAAAGGGGAAGAGACCCAGGAAGTGTTAGGAGTCAAGTGTACGGGAGGTGCAATCACGGACGGCTttctggaggaggtggcacttgAGCCAGGTCCTGTAAGGGAACAGGCAGCCAGGTCGGGAGAATGAAGGCAGCCGTGAGAGGCTGACACGTCCAGCCCCaggggtgcttcttccaggtgacACCCCGGTAGCCACCGCCAAGAACATGCCTGGGGACAGCGCAGATCTGTTTGGGGACAGCGCGGCAGAGGACAGCGGTGCGGCCAACGGGCGCCTGTGGCACACGGTCATCATCAGGGAGCAGGAGCACCGCATCGACCTGCACATGATCTGGCTGTACATGAAGGTGGTCACCCACAGAGGTGAGGCCCCCCCCGTTACCACGTGGTCAACCATGGAGTTTAGGCCACCCTGTTACCACGTGGTCACCCACGGAGGGGATATTCCCCCCGCCCGTACCACTGCTCACCCACAGAGGTGAGACCCTACCCTGGTACCCGTGGTCACCCATGGAGGTTTGGCCCCCGGTTACCACGTGGTCACCCACGGAGGGGAGATCCCCCCGTACCCACAGAggtcagacccccccccccgggtaCCTGTGGTCACCCACGGAGGTGAGACCCCCCTCCCTGGGTACCCGTGATCACCCACGGAGGTGAGACCCCCCCTCCCTGGGTACCCGTGATCACCCACGGAGGTGAGACCCCCCCCCCGGGCACCCGTGGTCATCCTGGAGGTCGGACCCCCTGCTGGGCCCGGAAGACCCTCCGTGCGCCTGTGTGGTTCAGAGCCCAGCGACGGCCGCCCTCACAGGCTACCACAGTGAGGGCCTCAACGCAATCATAGTCTATGCcgccagcttcctccaggacagCAGCTGCCCGGACTACCACTAAGTCCTGGAGAACCTCTTCCTGTgagcgggcggggaggggccaggagggcagggcgggcaggaggcggggcgggcggggggcggggaggggccaggacgggcagggcggggcaggcggggcgggcggggggcggggaggcaggagggcagggcgggcaggAGGCGGgtcggggaggggccaggaggggcagggcggggcaggcgggcggggcgggcggggcaggcagggtgggcgggaggcggggcgggcggggaccCTCGCTCGCCCAGGCTCCCCCTGCTGGCCCACTCTGGGCCTTCCCTGGGCGCAGGGGCTCCGCAGCCGCCACCACCACACACGTCCATCACCAacaccatcaacaccatcatcatcatcaccaccaataCCGTGAACACCATCACCGTCACCATAGCCATCGCCAGACCCGTCCTGCGGGGGCCCGAGGGGCTGCAACacggcccccgcccctccccagagcccccggcccctccccagagcccgcggctcctccccagcgcccgcGGCCCCCTCTCCggagcccccgccccctccccagagcccccgcccctcctccgaGCCCCGCGCCTCGCCCGAGCGGGGACCCCCGGATCCCCGAGGCCCGCGGGGGAggcccgggccgggccgggcgcggcCGCCCTGACCCCGACCCGCTGCCCCGCGCAGCTCCGTCGTCGGCAGCCTGGAGTCCTGGTGGCCGAGGACTGCGGGATCCTGTACCTGAAGGGCGCCAGCCCAGCGCAGGATGCCGGCCTCGGCGGCTCAGGAAGCTGCCAGAGGACAGACAggaggcgcgggcgcgggcgcgggcggctcTGCGCTCGGCCCGCCCGGCCCCTCAGCTGCCCTTGGCTTGTGGACGCGGCCCCCACGCCGCCCCTGCCGCCCTAAAATCTGTTTCTGGCCACCGCCTACCAAATCTGCTTTCCGTTCATCTCTGCCTCCTCCATTTCTAGCAGGTGGAGAAATGGGAGCTGGAAAACCTTCCGGGTCTGTTCTCTCCTGAGCTTTTTCTTTGGCTGTTCCAGCTGTTAGCATGGAGCCTTGCTCACCAACAGAAAACTCCCTTTTATGAAAATACTAGCATGTAACTAAGTGGTTTATGCATTTTAGGATTTTCtgtcagttttataatttttttgaagaacgAATGATCTGTTTAATCATGGGAAACTATTGTTTCATAACTAaactttgaaatatgtattttgagaacttatatttatacttaatatatattatatattatattggcATTGATTagcattttaagtttctttagtaaaagtatttttattctaccaaatctgctttctgttcacctctgcctcctcaatttttataaatgtataaatttttaaggaaaaaaaacctgtattATACTTCATTTATTCTTCTTAGTAATTACATTGATAGCATTATTATGCAAATTAGGAGTGCTTGTGGCTTCAAGATGAGTATTTTTCCTAAAAGAAGTACAGAAAATAATTTAGGGAAGGGGCAAGGGGACATTTTATTTTGGCTAATATACTGCATAGAACTGTTACACAGCTGTTTAACTGAAACGTTGCTTTGCAATCTCCATTATtttagtgtgtttttaaaatttttttccaggagattgtaataaaaatggaagaagaacCAAGTTCTGCTTTGGACTCTGAAGAGACTTTTAATTCTTGTAGGTAGGTAGTAAATACAGAGATATAGAATATTACAGGATAATGTATAAGATCCAATTTCTTAGAGGATTCTAATCTTAGAATAGCAAAGAATTAGGACTTGtgcttttaaaatgtgataatatttaaatattactgtGGTATGTGATTATCTGCAGAAATAATGAGTATCAGAAAATGTAATAACCCAAATTCTTGTAAATGAGCTTATATCAGATATCTGTTGCCCTCCTATCCTACAGTACACTAATCAGAACAAATGTACATGTAGAATTAACCTTtcttataatttgttttttgtttttcccatatATCTTTTACAGTACTAAAGACTTCTTTCAGAGTACCTACGAAAggttaaaatgcaaatgtgattGAATTAAGAGCTGTTTGTTAATGCCCTTTTAGGGCTTTTCAGCCAATAGGGCTGTTACAGCTCAAACAGGAAAGGATTCAATTGGCAGGCCAACACTGCTGTCAAATAGTTTTATAGTATTTAAagtgtgaaattaatatttttctacccAGTAAGCAGTAGCTCTTGTAATATAATAACCTTAATTGTGAATTTGGCAATTGAGTTAAATGTAGAATTCATAGAAGCACAGTGCTGGtgtatattttcttattaatattgATAGACAAAACCTAGAAAAATGTAACAGTGTCACATTAAAATAGCCACAGAATTATTAGTAAAATTTGCTTCAgaagatgaaaattatttttctgttgccATTAAGCTCTTTTAAACTAGCTAGTAACAGGTtattaagaaatacataaattttccAGTGTTCAGAAGTCCTTTTGTGTAACAACTATTTAGACTGCCTCAGAAATCCTAACCTTTCTTCATAATCAGACAGCTCAGGCCTTAAGCCTACCACTGACATACTAGAGCTTATGTCCAGGGTAACGAGctagtttctcatctgtaaaaagggcATTATATTGTctgatctgcttccttcccacaaCTCTTAAATACTGGGGTAAAACATGTAAAACAAAGCCTCTTGAAAATCTAAATGCAGGGCCTgttccgcggctcactaggctaatcctccacctgtggcgctggcaccccaggttctagtccctgttggggcgccgattctgtcccagttactcctcttccagtccagctttcttctgtggcccaggaaggcagtggaggatggcccaagtgcttgggctctgcacccacatgggagcccacgagggggcacctggctcctggctttggactggcgcagtgcgctggccttagcggccatttggggggtgaaccaatggaaggaagaccataactctgcctgtcaaaaaaaaaaaaaaaagaagtgatatcTGGAATTATAACAAATAAATTATGGAACTTAAATCCATGGACACTAACTACAGCTTCATATGTCTAATAgtcacagatttatttttatggccTATGAGGTTTTACAATGATTTGTATTTCTTAGTGGTTTTCTTCGTTGATTCAGAGAGGTAGAAAACAAATGGATTTAACTCCTGAGACACTTGTATGGGGTTGTATGATGCCTGAATGGTTTTAGGCCACATCTTGTTTTGGAAGTGTTGGTTTAAATTTAAGTATTTGGCTTCCAACTCATTTGCAGTGATGTGTTATGAGAATATATTATTAGTTTTATGCAGTGCATCTTACAGGTTTTATAGACCAATGTTATATGTTTTTTGTCAAGTTACATGTGAGAGAAAACTGCCAGATGTGAAAGAAGAGAGAGTTTCCTGTGTGTGCTGCAGTGGATGTTTAACTTAGGGAATGGAGCACACATGGCCACATGGTGGAAGGACTATTGTTTCTCCATCCTCCCCCCCCTTTCTCAAGGGCAACTGACCTCCTTGCCAAAAGAGGCGAGCCCTTGCCAGCACGTATGACTACAGACTGTTACATTAATCTGTCTAGCTGCAGTACCAGCTGCTTGCATGTTTTTAGTTATCTTATTAGATGGTATAACAGTGACCTATGAAATTAATTGAAGGTGAACATTGTTAACTTTCCTTTTATTACCCTATGTTTCCCAAAATCTTTTTGATTAGATTATAACTTTCTACAAAAGTTCCTAGGAAGTCTGTTTGGTTTTTgattcatgtaattttttttaaggtttttaaagtATAATGTCATACTGCACagtatagaaaataatttaatttttgtctCATTGATAGATTTTAATCTGTTTATATAGTTGAAAAGCCATAGTAAACTTACCTTATTAGACAATTAAGTTAGATTGAACTCAGACCAATTATTTGGTATTCTCTGAGAAACTCAAAATACTCCTTTATCTTGGCATTGCAGAAATGGCATAGTATAGAATGCAAATTATTGtatcttgctttaaaataaattttaaatcatatttaccTCTTCTCTAGATTCATATATATGGTAGTTGAT encodes:
- the LOC108176055 gene encoding WAS/WASL-interacting protein family member 3-like produces the protein MPGDSADLFGDSAAEDSGAANGRLWHTVIIREQEHRIDLHMIWLYMKVVTHRAGGEGPGGQGGQEAGRAGGGEGPGRAGRGRRGGRGAGRQEGRAGRRRVGEGPGGAGRGRRAGRAGQAGWAGGGAGGDPRSPRLPLLAHSGPSLGAGAPQPPPPHTSITNTINTIIIITTNTVNTITVTIAIARPVLRGPEGLQHGPRPSPEPPAPPQSPRLLPSARGPLSGAPAPSPEPPPLLRAPRLARAGTPGSPRPAGEARAGPGAAALTPTRCPAQLRRRQPGVLVAEDCGILYLKGASPAQDAGLGGSGSCQRTDRRRGRGRGRLCARPARPLSCPWLVDAAPTPPLPP